From Camelina sativa cultivar DH55 chromosome 20, Cs, whole genome shotgun sequence, the proteins below share one genomic window:
- the LOC104771269 gene encoding uncharacterized protein LOC104771269, producing MFMPQTSGMSAGIGEHSGEPVVHDNAWEVPNSEAADFYNRLNMASEPLYDNCVEGLSKFSLAADVMHIKTDHNLAETCVDNVSHLIHKILPKGNVASKSYYETEKLMRTLSMPYHRIDVCINNCMIYWGDPDENLIICKFCEHPRYKPKKTSRMDSSTTKRIPYKRMFYLPVADRLKRLYLSERTASHMSWHAEHTCHDGKMEHPSDGKAWKHFQDLYPEFASNSMNVYLGLCTDGFNPFGSSGGNYSLWPIILTPYNLLPDMCMKREYLFLSILVPGRNHPKRSFDIFLRPLIEELQELWAYGVEAFDLSTKQNFNLKAVLMWTISDFPALGMLSGWTTHVRLSCPYCMEDTDAFQLKHGRKSSWFDCHRRFLPGDHAYRQNRTSFRKNKVVMKSAPYNRSGVEILVHQLEDIYGLKKTVEDGGNSHVNAQIEGYGETHQWHKFSIFWELPYWKTHLLRHNLDVMHIEKKIFDNVINTLLNIAGKTKDSVNSWKDLVLYCDRKPLHLTSFGKAPVPIFRLTPNAKRVFLKWLKDVVKFPDGYVSNIGRCINLEQRC from the exons ATGTTTATGCCACAAACAAg tggGATGAGTGCTGGAATTGGTGAACACTCGGGTGAACCTGTTGTACATGACAATGCTTGGGAAGTCCCTAACTCTGAGGCTGCAGATTTTTACAACCGTTTAAACATGGCAAGTGAACCTCTTTATGATAATTGCGTTGAAGGTTTGTCAAAATTTTCCTTGGCTGCTGATGTGATGCACATTAAGACAGACCATAATCTAGCTGAAACTTGTGTTGATAATGTTTCACATTTGATTCATAAGATTTTACCTAAAGGTAATGTTGCATCCAAAAGctattatgaaacagagaagCTGATGCGTACATTGAGTATGCCTTACCATAGGATTGATGTCTGTATAAATAATTGCATGATTTATTGGGGTGATCCTGATGAAAATTTAATCATCTGCAAATTTTGTGAGCATCCAAGGTACAAACCAAAGAAGACATCTAGAATGGATTCCTCTACTACAAAACGTATTCCATACAAGAGGATGTTCTATCTCCCAGTAGCAGATCGATTAAAAAGATTGTATTTATCAGAGAGAACAGCATCGCATATGAGTTGGCATGCAGAACATACATGCCATGATGGGAAGATGGAACACCCGTCCGATGGTAAGGCGTGGAAACATTTTCAAGACCTTTATCCTGAGTTTGCATCTAACAGCATGAATGTTTACCTGGGACTTTGTACAGATGGGTTTAACCCATTTGGATCATCTGGTGGTAATTATTCGTTGTGGCCTATCATTCTAACTCCATATAATCTCCTGCCAGATATGTGTATGAAAAGAGAATATCTATTTCTTAGTATTTTAGTGCCAGGGCGAAACCATCCAAAACgaagttttgatatatttttgcgACCATTGATTGAAGAATTGCAGGAACTATGGGCATATGGTGTTGAAGCGTTTGATCTTTCAACTAAGCAGAATTTTAATCTAAAAGCAGTGTTAATGTGGACGATAAGTGATTTTCCAGCATTGGGTATGTTATCAGGATGGACAACCCATGTAAGATTATCTTGTCCGTATTGTATGGAGGACACAGATGCTTTTCAGTTAAAGCATGGTCGGAAATCAAGTTGGTTTGACTGTCACCGGAGATTTTTGCCAGGAGATCATGCTTATAGACAAAACAGAACATCTTTTAGAAAGAATAAGGTCGTCATGAAGTCAGCACCATATAATCGTTCGGGGGTAGAAATCTTAGTTCATCAGTTGGAGGACATTTATGGATTGAAGAAAACAGTGGAAGATGGTGGAAATAGTCATGTAAACGCACAGATTGAAGGATATGGCGAGACGCATCAGTGGCATAAGTTTAGTATTTTCTGGGAGCTGCCTTATTGGAAGACACATCTTCTCCGTCATAACCTTGATGTTATGCatattgagaaaaaaatttTTGATAACGTTATTAACACGTTGCTAAATATCGCAggcaaaacaaaagattctgTGAATTCATGGAAAGATCTTGTTCTGTATTGTGATAGAAAACCTCTACATCTAACATCTTTTGGGAAGGCCCCTGTTCCTATATTCCGGTTGACACCAAACGCAAAGCGAGTGTTTCTAAAATGGCTGAAGGATGTGGTAAAGTTTCCTGATGGGTATGTATCTAACATAGGGCGATGCATAAACCTTGAGCAAAGGTGCTAA
- the LOC104772670 gene encoding uncharacterized protein LOC104772670: MSASNDNTSAPQMTDVIPITNSHLFNVNMTNVTKLTDTNFLMWKLQVRSLVAGYGLIGHLDGSMAKPPLMVTTNGVDAPNPAFSLWQRQDQLLYSALLGSVSLGVQTTLSQTTTAAEIWTTLAEIYAKPSRGHVRQLKNQLKVATKGNNTIDEYVCSLTTKFDTLALLEAPVLHDDKIEQILDGLPEEYRPIVDQVASRDVSPSIAYVHERLLNHEAKLLAKAASPTLPITANVATQRNNHSPRFNNTARNNNKVSNNNTSSSTWQPNHNNTHRRNFRPYLGKCQFCNVQGHSAKRCPQLQNCNNGYISSSTSPFTPWQHHTDMTTS, from the coding sequence ATGTCTGCTTCAAACGATAATACCTCTGCTCCACAAATGACTGACGTGATTCCAATCACCAACTCTCATCTCTTTAATGTCAACATGACTAATGTCACCAAACTGACCGACACCAACTTTTTAATGTGGAAGTTGCAGGTCCGATCTCTTGTCGCTGGTTATGGTCTTATTGGCCATCTTGATGGTTCCATGGCCAAACCTCCTTTGATGGTCACCACCAATGGTGTTGATGCTCCAAATCCAGCCTTTTCCCTGTGGCAAAGACAAGATCAGTTACTCTACAGTGCCTTACTTGGCTCGGTCTCTCTTGGAGTTCAAACCACTCTCTCTCAAACCACCACCGCTGCTGAGATCTGGACCACTCTTGCCGAGATCTATGCCAAACCAAGTCGTGGTCATGTTCGTCAGTTAAAGAATCAGCTTAAGGTTGCCACCAAAGGTAACAATACTATTGATGAATATGTTTGCAGCCTCACCACCAAGTTTGATACGCTTGCACTCTTGGAAGCCCCGGTTCTCCATGATGACAAGATTGAACAGATTCTTGATGGTTTGCCAGAAGAATACCGTCCCATTGTTGATCAGGTTGCCAGCCGAGATGTCTCACCCTCCATTGCGTATGTCCATGAGCGTCTCCTCAATCATGAAGCCAAACTTCTCGCCAAAGCAGCTTCTCCTACCCTTCCAATCACAGCCAATGTTGCTACTCAACGCAACAATCACTCCCCTCGCTTCAACAACACTGCACGCAACAATAACAAGGTCAGCAACAATAATACTTCTTCTTCGACGTGGCAGCCTAATCACAACAATACACACAGACGTAACTTTCGTCCCTACCTTGGCAAGTGTCAATTTTGTAATGTTCAAGGTCATTCAGCAAAGAGGTGTCCTCAACTCCAAAATTGCAACAATGGTTATATCTCGTCATCTACCAGTCCGTTCACGCCATGGCAGCATCATACAGATATGACAACATCATAA
- the LOC109131220 gene encoding uncharacterized protein At1g43920, Chloroplastic-like: MSSSSETSVVASFDRGVPSKCFCGAGVTIFTSRTEENPGRPFFRCITKRDPSSWTNKRDGHLFKWVEDAVYEEVQDALPKLGLMANEIVETKTEVNEFIGALQDLKEEALWNKMEISKFKKLLKVCFVYLCFVSIGIAYLVVVKAKQTNFGSFALGY, from the exons ATGAGTTCTAGCTCAGAGACATCGGTGGTAGCTTCGTTTGACCGTGGAGTGCCATCAAAGTGTTTTTGTGGAGCCGGTGTAACGATCTTTACATCGAGAACTGAAGAGAATCCTGGTCGACCGTTCTTCCGGTGTATAACAAAAAGAGATCCAAGCTCGTGgacaaacaaaagagat GGTCACTTGTTTAAGTGGGTTGAGGATGCTGTGTATGAAGAAGTTCAAGATGCATTACCAAAATTAGGACTTATGGCCAATGAGATTGTCGAAACAAAAACCGAGGTTAATGAGTTTATTGGTGCTTTACAAGACTTGAAGGAAGAAGCATTGTGGAACAAAATGGAAATCAGCAAGTTTAAAAAGTTGTTGAAAGtgtgttttgtttatctttgttttgtctcaATTGGCATTGCTTACCTAGTGGTTGTAAAAGCAAAGCAAACAAACTTTGGTTCGTTTGCTCTTGGTTATTAG
- the LOC109131221 gene encoding uncharacterized protein LOC109131221 yields MIRLCVTFKRVVDGDRSKVQFDLNKFPADTSDGCNVEVDVGKSVGIISRNSPKPTNDVLEKPTDANLGDVVGLKLEDSMVKKGEYFSSKEALQATMEMTPSARTIGHLIKQSYEGVKEGPKPNDIVNIIRSRYGCELTYHQAWESREYAVNEVRGILEKSYAKIPKYLPMLQEANPGVLLVATAVDGNSNLYPIAFGIADSENDYRHTSIAKSIGNIYPLAKHGICIHHLLSNVITYHKGRGVAEEADVTKWARCHFLGYRYDINTNNAAESINAALRTPREYPIIPLLDSIREMMTHWFYESRELSAKHKDLLTVEVEKKISRRIEKGKFMNGYLMSRSQIQVKGNGVDYIVDLERRTCSCGKFSIQKLPCRHAIKGAFDIGKDLYPYADDVYTTTAWRLQYEETINLIGVPEEEWRVPHHVEDAKVRPPETRRHPGR; encoded by the exons atgattCGGTTGTGTGTTACATTCAAAAGAGTAGTTGATGGTGATAGGAGTAAAGTCCAGTTCGATCTGAATAAGTTCCCAGCTGATACTAGCGATGGTTGTAATGTGGAAGTTGATGTAGGAAAATCAGTAGGTATTATTTCAAGGAATTCACCTAAGCCGACTAATGATGTATTAGAAAAGCCTACTGATGCTAATCTTGGTGATGTTGTTGGTTTaaagttggaagattcaatggtaAAAAAGGGTGAATATTTTAGCAGTAAGGAAGCTTTACAGGCTACTAtggaaat GACTCCATCTGCAAGAACAATTGGACATCTCATTAAGCAAAGTTATGAGGGTGTGAAGGAAGGTCCTAAACCAAATGATATAGTTAATATTATTCGTTCAAGGTATGGCTGCGAGCTAACATATCACCAAGCTTGGGAGTCTCGGGAGTATGCAGTTAACGAAGTTAGAGGAATTCTTGAGAAAAGTTATGCTAAGATTCCAAAATACTTGCCCATGCTACAAGAAGCGAATCCTG GGGTTCTCCTAGTTGCTACAGCTGTAGATGGTAACTCCAATTTGTATCCAATCGCATTTGGaattgctgattctgagaatgatt ATAGACATACATCGATTGCTAAATCAATTGGAAACATCTATCCATTGGCTAAACATGGTATTTGCATCCACCACTTGCTTAGCAATGTGATAACATATCATAAGGGAAGAGGTGTCGCTG AGGAAGCCGATGTGACAAAATGGGCTCGCTGTCATTTTCTGGGTTATAGGTATGATATTAACACCAACAATGCAGCTGAATCAATTAATGCTGCTTTGAGGACACCCAGAGAGTATCCAATAATTCCTTTGTTAGACAGCATCAGAGAAATGATGACACACTGGTTTTATGAGAGTAGAGAGTTAAGTGCAAAGCATAAAGATCTTTTAACTGTTGAGGTggagaaaaagatttcaagaagaatagagaaaggTAAATTCATGAACGGTTATTTGATGAGCAGATCGCAGATCCAGGTTAAAGGTAATGGAGTAGACTACATTGTTGACTTAGAAAGAAGGACTTGTTCATGTGGAAAGTTCAGCATCCAAAAACTCCCTTGTAGACATGCTATAAAAGGAGCTTTTGATATAGGCAAGGATCTATATCCTTATGCTGATGATGTGTATACCACTACCGCATGGAGATTGCAATATGAGGAAACTATTAATCTAATAGGTGTTCCTGAAGAAGAATGGCGAGTCCCACACCATgttgaagatgcaaaagttcgaccacctgaaacaagaagacatccAGGAcggtga
- the LOC104771271 gene encoding uncharacterized protein LOC104771271, protein MKDFPSCFGENGVQVADSSSSNSGKNAQNLVTCIYQCRIRGRNCLITVTWTKNLMGQSVTVGVDDSCNQSLCKVEIKPSLFTKRKGSKSLEAYSCNIDVFWDLASAKFGSGPEALGGFYVCVVVDKEMVLLLGDMKKEALKKTNASPSSLGAVFIAKKEHVFGKRVFATKAQLCADGKIHDLVIECDTSVTDPCLVVRVDGKTLLQVKRLKWKFRGNDTIVVNRMAVEVLWDVHSWLFGLPSAGNAVFMLRTTQSTEKSLSFSQDMTTTNSKSQSFGFSLILYAWKNE, encoded by the coding sequence atGAAGGATTTTCCTTCTTGCTTTGGTGAAAATGGTGTTCAAGTTGCGGATTCATCGTCTTCAAACTCCGGTAAAAATGCTCAGAATCTGGTTACTTGTATCTACCAGTGTCGTATCCGTGGAAGAAACTGTTTGATCACTGTGACATGGACTAAGAATCTGATGGGTCAAAGTGTAACCGTTGGTGTTGATGATTCTTGTAACCAGAGTCTTTGTAAAGTCGAGATTAAGCCGTCTCTGTTCACTAAACGAAAAGGGTCCAAGAGTTTAGAGGCGTATTCGTGTAACATCGATGTCTTTTGGGATCTCGCGTCTGCGAAATTCGGATCAGGTCCTGAAGCTTTGGGAGGGTTctatgtttgtgttgttgttgacaaGGAAATGGTTTTGCTTCTTGGTGATATGAAGAAGGAAGCTTTGAAGAAGACTAATGCTTCGCCTTCATCTTTAGGCGCTGTGTTCATTGCTAAGAAAGAGCATGTTTTTGGTAAGAGAGTGTTTGCGACGAAAGCTCAGCTTTGTGCGGATGGGAAGATTCATGATCTTGTGATTGAGTGTGACACGAGTGTCACTGATCCTTGTCTTGTTGTTCGTGTGGATGGAAAGACCTTGTTGCAGGTGAAGCGGCTTAAGTGGAAGTTTCGTGGCAACGATACGATTGTTGTTAATAGAATGGCTGTGGAAGTTCTATGGGATGTTCATAGTTGGCTCTTTGGGTTGCCTTCAGCGGGGAACGCCGTGTTCATGTTGAGGACTACTCAATCTACCGAGAAGAGCTTGTCTTTCTCACAGGACATGACAACAACAAACTCCAAGTctcaaagttttggtttttcgtTGATTCTGTATGCTTGGAAGAACGAgtag